A stretch of DNA from Lotus japonicus ecotype B-129 chromosome 4, LjGifu_v1.2:
gacACCAATACCAAAACCCACAACCGTATAAAAACAACAGCGCTATTATCAACACAGACTACTGATCTCAACACCTATCCATCCTCATCAGAAAACCCTAGGATTTGCAGACTCGCCGCCATGGATCCCGAGTCAACTCAGCTCCAGCAAGCGCAACTGGCGGCTGTTCTCGGCGCGGATCCATCGCAGTTTGAGAGCCTGATCTCTCAACTCATGACGGCCTCCAATGAGGAGCGTTCTCAGGCCGAGGCGCTCTTCAATCTCTGCAAACAAACCGATCCTGATACCTTATCCTTGAAGCTCGGCCACCTCCTTAACTCCTCGCCGCTCCAGGAGGCCCGCGCCATGTCCGCCATCCTCCTCCGCAAGCAGCTCACCCGCGATGACTCCTACCTCTGGCCGCGCCTCTCCCCGCAGACGCAATCCACACTGAAATCAATCCTCCTCTCGTCAATTCAAACAGAAAGCACCAAATCCATATCGAAGAAGCTTTGTGATACCATCTCCGAACTCGCCTCCGGTATTCTCCCTGATAACGGATGGCCGGAGCTTCTGCCGTTTATGTTCCAGTGCGTTTCCTCCGATTCGCCTAAGCTTCAGGAGTCCGCGTTTCTGATATTCGCGCAATTGTCGCAGTACATCGGTGAATCGCTCACGCCGCACATCAAGCACCTCCATGATATCTTCCTGCAGTGCCTCACATCCAATGGTGTGAATCCTGATGTTCGAATCGCGGCTCTCAACGCGGTTATCAACTTCATCCAGTGCCTCTCCGGGTCGGCCGAGCGTGACCGGTTCCAGGACTTGCTGCCTGCCATGATGCGGACGCTCACGGAGGCGCTGAATTCCGGCCAGGAGGCTACTGCGCAGGAGGCGCTTGAGTTGCTCATTGAGCTCGCGGGCACGGAGCCGAGGTTTCTCCGGAGGCAGATTGTTGATGTGGTGGGGGCTATGCTTCAGATTGCGGAGGCTGAGTCGTTGGAGGAAGGAACGAGGCATCTGGCAATTGAATTTGTTATTACTCTTGCTGAGGCTAGGGAGCGTGCCCCGGGTATGATGAGGAAGCTGCCACAGTTTATTAGCAGGTTGTTTGCCATTCTCATGAAGATGTTATTGGATGTTGAGGATGATCCTGCTTGGCATAGCGCGGAAGTTGAAGACGAGGATGCTGGTGAAACGAGCAATTATAGTGTTGGACAAGAGTGCTTGGATAGGCTTGCTATATCATTGGGTGGAAATACCATTGTTCCTGTTGCTTCTGAACAATTGCCTGCTTATTTAGCTGCTACTGAGTGGCAGAATCGCCATGCTGCACTAATTGCGCTCGCCCAAATAGCAGAGGGTTGCTCAAAGGTAGTGATGATGCTATTGGAATTcactgctgttgttgttgtgctttttttaatttttccacACAATCATAGCTCCTTTGTTACTAATAGGTTTTGCTGTGCATTGTAAATTGTGattttgagtttgaatcatTGGTGTACTTATTGCTTCAGGTGATGGTAAAAAATTTGGAGCAAGTGGTGGCTATGGTACTGAACTCATTTCCAGATCAACATCCCCGTGTAAGATGGGCAGCAATCAATGCAATTGGGCAACTCTCCACTGATTTGGGTCCAGATTTGCAAGTTAAATACCATCAAGGGGTGTTGCCAGCACTAGCTTCTGCCATGGATGATTTTCAAAACCCTCGTGTGCAGGTTAGCTGcccttattaattttaattggtCTATGGGTTTTCCTACAATGATCAAATGAAAGCATTGGGTTAAGTTAATGATTTAAACTTCAATGGAAAATGTGAGCAGTTATTGCTATAAAACTTCACACAAATATGAACTATTTAACTGTAACATTGATAACGAGCATTAGTCTGCGTATGTTATAGTTGGTTGAGGATAGAGTATATGATAATATGGTGTCAGTGTTCAACCTATCAATTGAGTTTTTTAGTCatctttgtttattttattcatcataGTCTGTCAGATTTGTGAATGTTGTACTTCAAGTTATCTTATTTCAATTAAATATGCTTCATAGTACAAACGTTTTTGTGATTTGTTTACACAGGCACATGCTGCTTCTGCAGTGCTCAACTTCACTGAGAATTGTACGCCTGATATTTTAACACCATATTTGGATGGAATTGTTAGTAAATTGCTTGTACTCCTTCAGGTATGGTTATGTAATATTATTCTCAATTGTAATGTTATTATGGTCGTTTGGCTTAATCATCATATgatttcattttccttcatttagTTTTGGATATTTATGTGTTTCAGAATGGTAAGCAAATGGTGCAAGAGGGTGCTTTAACTGCTTTGGCATCAGTTGCTGATTCATCTCAGGTATTCTACACAAAGTTATAATCTGcattcttcagcctctataatttattttcttcagaTCACTCAATCAATACTATGGCCATCCTCAGGAACACTTCCAAAAATACTATGATGCCGTCATGCCATATCTTAAGGCTATATTGGTGAATGCAACTGATAAGTCTAACCGTATGCTTCGTGCCAAATCTATGGAGTGCATAAGTTTGGTTGGAATGGCTGTTGGGAAGGAGAAGTTCCGGGCTGATGCTAAACAGGTTGGTAGTTATTGGTTCTGGGTCGAGTTTATTTTCTGTTAAGTACTTCTGTTTCTCTTGTCAGCTAGATCTCTGATCCCCTGCATATTCTGGTTCTTTACTAGGTCATGGAAGTTCTCATGTCCCTGCAAGTATCTCAAATGGAGACCGATGATCCAACAACAAGTTACATGCTACAGGTAGGCTTTTTATTTTACTGATAGCTTGTACATAAAGTGCCAATTGGACTATGGTCTGTCTCAACAATTTTAATTTGTCACAGGCATGGGCTAGACTCTGCAAGTGTCTAGGACAAGATTTTCTTCCTTACATGGAATTTGTCATGCCACCATTGATTCAATCTGCTTCACTTAAGCCGGATGTCACAATTACATCAGCAGACTCGGACAATGAAATTGaggactctgatgatgaaaGGTCTCCATTTTAGTCCTTCTCTtcataaaagtttaaacaattaACAATTATCATTGCATAATGTACCCCATCTATCACACAATTTTGCTGTCATTTTGGTCTTGTAtgtttgctgatagtgttggcACTAGGGTTTAGGATTTTAATGTTTTGTAGCTCAACTAAATTTTGTATTAGGGTTCCTGTGTTTTACTCTTccttttttcttcaaaatcaaatgTTCAAGCCCCCCACATCTGTGCAAACACACATAAAATCCTAATATGCACATAATTATCTACGCTTGCTTCTCTTTGAGTGCTAGTACCAGTTTCATTTAACTGGAGAATCAAAAGTATGCTTTGGTGCATTTTTGGTTTGACAATACAAATCCAACCATGTTTAATTTGTTCCTTACAGTATGGAGACTATCACTCTCGGGGACAAAAGAATTGGTATCAAGACTAGTGTTCTAGAGGAAAAAGCTACAGCATGCAACATGTTGTGTTGCTATGCTGATGAGCTGAAGGAAGGATTCTTTCCATGGATTGATCAGGTTAGACTTCTGCCACTATTGTACACCTTTACACAATAAGTTTTGTTTTAGTGTTACTCTACAGTTTTTTCTTACCAATAATTTGTTTGTGATGTAGGTTGCAGGAACTCTAGTTCCGCTCCTTAAATTTTATTTCCATGAGGAGGTTAGAAAAGCAGCTGTTTCAGGTATAAGAAATAATAATGATTATGCCTgtgcatcttttttttttatctgtgATATTTCCTTTGCAGTTTCTTCTGTGCATGTGCCTTATGTCATTCCCCTAACTGTTTCAATTTTTATCATTTCTAATATCTTTAGCAATGCCGGAGCTATTGCGATCTGCGAAGTTAGCTATAGAGAAAGGGCTATCTCAGGGCCGGGATGTGTCCTATTTGAAGTTTTTGACTGACAGTATCATCCCAGCTCTGGTGGAAGCATTGCATAAGGTAATTGTCATTCAACTTTATCCATTCTTTCATATAGGCCAAAATCAATCCTTTCTATGTAGTAAGTAACCCACTCGGGTTGGCCTTCCGGTGGGGGGTTTGGGTCGTTGCATAAGGGCTATGACCAAACCTCATAGGTTCAAAATATAAGCCAACGATTCTTTCTGAGTGCAGCATGTACATTTTTGTTAGTTTACAAGAGCCAGTCCAGGCATGATTAATCTAGGTGATATTCAGGATGCACTTTCCTTGACTTGGCTGTGTTTAACATTGgcatttttctttctaaagTTCTCCCTCCTTCATGCACTTGTAGGAACCTGACACAGAGATCTGCGGAAGTATGTTGGAGTCATTAAATGAATGCTTACAGGTTTGGCTCTCGAGATAACTTGATCATATATCTTGTGTGTTCGTCAGTTTGTTTACAAAATTAGGGCTGTTGAGTATACCTTGGCACTGTTTATGCTGatctttattaataaaaaataaattcaatgaTGATGCTGTCTGTGGAATCTGTGCAAGGTTCCATTGTTTGTTGGTACTTGGTATGTAGAAACAAAATTTAACAGTTTGATTACGTCCTGATTTATGATTGGTTTGTTAGACGTTTTACATTGTTATTCATTTGAATTACTTACAAACTTTGTCAATCACACTGAAACAACTTCCTGACTCATTAATGCCCGATAATTGGGCGCCCTTCACTTTGTCCTTATTGTGGATTTTCTAGGCTTGTGGATTTTGTTAGGAATTAGGATATGTCAGTGCAAAAATTTGGCACTCCTATACTTGCATGGTGGCTGCTCATTAATTTGTCTTGCACATCAATTTGTTATTGCTTTATATATGTTCATATTC
This window harbors:
- the LOC130710017 gene encoding uncharacterized protein LOC130710017; translation: MDPESTQLQQAQLAAVLGADPSQFESLISQLMTASNEERSQAEALFNLCKQTDPDTLSLKLGHLLNSSPLQEARAMSAILLRKQLTRDDSYLWPRLSPQTQSTLKSILLSSIQTESTKSISKKLCDTISELASGILPDNGWPELLPFMFQCVSSDSPKLQESAFLIFAQLSQYIGESLTPHIKHLHDIFLQCLTSNGVNPDVRIAALNAVINFIQCLSGSAERDRFQDLLPAMMRTLTEALNSGQEATAQEALELLIELAGTEPRFLRRQIVDVVGAMLQIAEAESLEEGTRHLAIEFVITLAEARERAPGMMRKLPQFISRLFAILMKMLLDVEDDPAWHSAEVEDEDAGETSNYSVGQECLDRLAISLGGNTIVPVASEQLPAYLAATEWQNRHAALIALAQIAEGCSKVMVKNLEQVVAMVLNSFPDQHPRVRWAAINAIGQLSTDLGPDLQVKYHQGVLPALASAMDDFQNPRVQAHAASAVLNFTENCTPDILTPYLDGIVSKLLVLLQNGKQMVQEGALTALASVADSSQEHFQKYYDAVMPYLKAILVNATDKSNRMLRAKSMECISLVGMAVGKEKFRADAKQVMEVLMSLQVSQMETDDPTTSYMLQAWARLCKCLGQDFLPYMEFVMPPLIQSASLKPDVTITSADSDNEIEDSDDESMETITLGDKRIGIKTSVLEEKATACNMLCCYADELKEGFFPWIDQVAGTLVPLLKFYFHEEVRKAAVSAMPELLRSAKLAIEKGLSQGRDVSYLKFLTDSIIPALVEALHKEPDTEICGSMLESLNECLQISGMLLDESQVRSIVDEIKQVITASSSRKTERAERAQAEDFDAEEVELIKEENEQEEEVFDQVGEILGTLIKTFKASFLPFFDQLSSYLTPMWGRDKTPEERRIAICIFDDVAEQCREAAVKYYDTYLPFLLEACNDETPDVRQAAVYGLGVCAEFGGSVFKPLVGEALSRLNAVIQHPNALQSDNVMAYDNAVSALGKICQFHRDSIDSTQVVPAWLNCLPIKGDLIEAKVVHDQLCSMAERSDRELLGPNNQYLPKIVSVFAEVLCAGKDLATEQTAGRMINLLRQLQQTLPPATLASTWSSLQPQQQLALQSILSS